AGCAGCGAATTTCGTGTCCAGAGCAGTCGGGGCAGAAAACCACCTGCGTCGAATCCGGATATGATGGTTCTCGTGGTCTTCTTAATTCGGCGAGGGATGTCCGGTTCACATAGCACACCGAAAAGACTAGACCATTAGAACGAGGATGATGCGCAGCTCAATATAAAGACGGGTTCCTGCTGCGTTTGCTACAGCAGTTTATGTCTTGTGTAACGATAGCGACTTGAATGGCGTCGTCGCAGTATCGTCGAACTCGGGCCGGGTTGTAGGATTGAAGATTTGCGAGCGCCTCCCTCATGTTACTTCTCTCATGGGAATAGATCCGGGCATGGAGAAATCATTTATAATATTGGGATCCGATGTAGATAGTTTTGTGCTCCAGACATCTATCCACAAAAGTAAAAGTaaaaaaggacaagaagaaggcttGCACGATGGGGTCTGACACGGCACACTCAGGCACGCGGCCAGTTTAACGCCCTGTGGCCCGTTGCTAGTCCACAGGACCACGGGAAACGgggaacctttttttttgttcactcTATTGTTTCTGTCTGCTCCCAGGAATACAAGCTGAGAGCAACTAAGGCGCTGCATCCTTGGGTTTTGTGCAGTGGCACGGCTGAGGAACGATTTCTGGTAGGGGTGCGGCCGCGGGCTGAGACACGTGTAGTGCAATGAGGTACGTCAATTAGGCACAGTTAGTATCAAGGAATCGAATTAGACCAAGAAATAAGATAAAGCCGCAAGGTCCGTGGCAGGCTTGTCAGAATTGCAACTTGTGTAAACTAGTAGGTGCTGGACGGCTTGACGCTAGCTAGGTAGGCCTGACAGCTAGACCCCggactagactagatctAGTAGGCCGTTGATCCAGCACGCCAATCCCCCGTCAGGGACAAAAATATCTGTGCCTGCCGCCAACATGTGGCCTTTTGCAACATGATCAAGCCAGCCGTGGGCAGCTAGAGGCGCCTCTGATTTGTCTTGAATCTTCAACCCAGCGCCCCTCACTCGGCCTCTGTGAAACGCGGAGAAGAGGGAGGGTGGCCTCATTGAGAACTCAAAGAGGTCCGAAACTCGGCAGACGGAGCTTGAAAGAGGTAGATTGCCTCACCTGGGGTGGTCTCGAGGACATGCCGAATAAGGTGGGCGGTTGCATGGCTGCTTGCATGATGAGGGTGCTTCAAGGTGGTAACCTGTACAACCCTAACTCAAGGTATTATGGTTGAGCTTAGGGTCGACCAGACGTACAGTGGGTGGGTGTTTAGGTTGCTTGTGGTTTCTGGGTAGCATCATCGGGTTGCCATTCGTACATCCTTTCATCCGTCCATGTGCTTTGTGTAGATAACGGAGGTAGCTGAGaacagtaggtaggtacgtatgCTTGCAAGCTACCTAGATTGTCAGGTTACGCTGTACAATATGCTCATAGCTACACTGCCTAAGTGTGGCTATTCGTAAGAGCCGCAGGTGGGTACGTCACAGCCTCAATGGTTTCTGAGGCGGTGAAAAAGAAAGCCTTGACGATCTTAGCTAGAGCCAAAACTGTGGATAACTCTTGTTTGACTATGGGCACTTGTATCTCGGCCGCTCCAAGATCGCGAGACATAGATGCAGACGGTACGAGGCGCTAGGTGAGGTACCAGACCGATGTGGCAACTTGACCGAACAAAATGATCATAGACAGGCGGACAATGGAAACACGACTgaaagtttctttttttttttttttttcttcgtcaaGCTTTTGTAGAGAAAAAACGTCCGTCTGCCGTTTTGTGTGTTTTGTGAAGGTATCACAAGCCAAGGCAGGTGTGCTACACCATGCTACAGGCACACGAGAACGAGAACGAGGTCGAGTCTCAGTCGGAAGGGACCATGCAGGATGCATTGCACCCTTTACCTTATGCAGCTGGTGTGCCTTGCAGCACAATTGCGGCAGGTCCGTAAGGTATGGTACGGTACCGACGTAGTTTTAGTTGCTACCTAACTTAGGTAAGCAAGCTTTTGCTCTTGATGAGATGATCAGTCACCCCAGCCTTGTCTCTCCCACCTAATAATTTTTGGCTGCTGTTTCGGGGGTTTCGATCGGAAAAGCGagaggcgaaaaaaaagtttcaaCTCTGAATCATCGCTATTCCGATGGGTAGTGGCGCTTGGCTGAGGTAGGTACCAACCACCCAGATCGTGGCTCTCGCGGCAAACCTCATTGTCGGGACTGTGAAAAGCAAAATGTCATTGGAAACTTGGCATGTCGAAGATATCCAAATAGTCGCTGGATCGACGGCGCGCCACGAAAAGACGAATCGAAACTATGATCCTTTGGTAGATGATATGTCGCAAAAACAAGAACAGAAAACCGTTCAGGTTGATAAAACGACCAAAGGGAATTTTTAAAGGAGTATTTGTCCGACATTGTGGCAATGGTTGCAGCTGGAAATGatgaatacctaggtagtctaGAATTGCTCTAGAGTCAAGAGGTAACACGAAGAAGGTGAAGGTCCCTCCTGGCGATCCAGCTTGTGGCTATGAGGCGTTACTGTATTGCGTGACTGAGGCTGGCTTTAGGTGGGTTGGTTGCAGAAAGATGTGGGTCCAAATTTGAGGTACAGTGCTTTGTACAGTATGTTGGCATGGATTCTGGCAAATCTAGAAAGGGAATTTTTTTCCTGGGAGAATCCACGTGAATCCCTTCCAAGCCGCAAATTGCAAACACCACCCAGGCTCTTCAACCCCTTCAAGCCTCTTGATCAGGGCAAGCTTTAGTAGCACCGGCCCGGAATCCGGCCGAATATTTCTCAAGCTATAACCGTTAATTCAATTGACCTTGAAAGGAGCCGGCTTTGTTTGTAACGGGGAAGAACCGGGTTGGAACAGAGTGAcccaggagaagaagaaaaagaagagaaaaaaaaatcccccaAGCCCAAAATGCTGTCCGAAGAATTCGTTTCGTCCCTCTGTGGCGGTCCCCTATCAAGCAACACCAGTATTGCCAAGGATGTCGGGATCTACGTCCACACATTGAGTCCGGCATACTCAGTCAAGTCGGCCTTCAAGAAAAACTCTGCCGCACCAAACTGCGTTGCCGTCAACGGAAGTCACATTTTCGCCGCCCAGCATGAAaaggctgccttgcacgttTACTCCAGGATACGCGGCAACCAGGAGGCATACGTCCCCTTCCCCGAGAGGATACGATGTGTGGCTTTGGCAGGCGATGTCCTGATTCTGGGTACAGCTGAGGGAAGGATAATGCTTTGGGAGGTGAGATTCATggccgttattttttttttctccttcttgtCTCTGCTCCTTTCCTCTCGTCCTATCCCCCCATCAACCCATCATGGCTAGAGTGTCTTAGATCCAAGCCACCCACTCCCGCTAACTTGGAAACACGACCCTAGTTCTGCACAGGGAGATTGGTCTCGACTCCAGCCTGTCACGTTCAACCGGTAACCTGTCTGGCTGTGACACCCCACTCGGTACTAAGTGGCTCGGACGATTCCAATGTGCACGTCTGGAGTCTTGCCCAGCTCTTGGAGCTTGATATCGTCGCCGAGCAAGCTCCTGAGCGAACGTTGTCGAACCACAGGGCAGCCATCACGGCTCTCGCAGCGAGTTCCGGTGCAGACGGCGGATCAGGCGCCACAGATTCAACGCTCTGCGTGTCGGCCAGCAAGGACAAGACCTGCGTCGTATGGAACTACCGCACCGGTCTTCCGCTGCGGACACTACTGTTCCCGGCCTCTCCTCTCTGCCTCTCTCTTGACCCCTGTACGAGGGCGTTGACCCTCGCAGCCGACGATGGCTCAGTCTATCTGGTCGAGCTGTTCGGCGAGCCTGCACTCTTGGGACCCCatgccgccgaggccgcaTCCACCGTGGTGCAGGTGACTTCGCCCTTTGGCATGGCACCTCCAGAGGCGGGCCCGGCGTCGTGCCTGGCGACGAGTTACGATGGCACTGTTCTCCTGTCTGGACATGCAAAAGGTAAAATTCTTCAATGGAGCCTAGCAGACAACAGCCCACCTACAGAGCTAGCGGATCTCAATGCTGCCGTCAGCAACCTCGTGTTTGTTCCTCCACTGCCGTCATCAAATTTCGGTCAGTCGACGACAAAATCGCCAACCATCGTCAAACCTGCCGCCAATGCCGACAAGACTTATGCTTTCACGGCACATTTCAATGTCGATCTCGGCGATTCTACCGAGCCGAGCAGGTTTGACAAATTAATGAACACACCCGGATTCTCCGAGGATGTGCTCAAGCAAGCGATTCTCGCATTCCAGCAGCCATCCGCTACTGCAACACCGGCAGTAGCGGCCAATGGATCATCAGATGATAGAAATGAAGTGGAGGAGCTACGTCGTCAGAACGAAGAGCTGCTGCAAATAGTCAACGAGCAAAAAGCTCTTTACAAGCAAGTTCTGCAGCGACAAGCCGGGGCGCAGAGCTAGCGCCAGCTAGACCTTGAGACGAAAGATCAAGGCGAGCTCGAAGAAAAGATAAGACGCAGCTCGCCCAGCAATTAGATACAAAACACTGTTACTGGACGTCAACACCGATAGATGAGATACCCCCCGAAACCTGAAGGACTGAAACTTGAATCATTAGCCGCCAAGGACAAGACACATGGAAATGTTTACAAACTATAATATGACGACTAAAACCCCTGACCGGAAAGCTCAGGACTTTGATTGGAAAACAGAGCAAGGTTTATATCCGAGGGAATAGCGGTTCATCTGATATTTCACGGAAGCTGACTTGTGTCCCGTAGGCCTTGAAACATTGAATCGTCAGATCCAGGTCGACTCTATTCACTTTTTGTTTCTCGAGTGTTTCTGTACCGTTGACCAATCAGACACTCGGCCGCGTCCAAACTCTCTGCGTGCATCACCGGGCCTTCCATGTCCTCCACACCGGTCTTGTCCCATACGAGAAATTCATCCCTATGCCGAGGTTCCTGAGCTGATCTTGGGCTGACAAGAAGACGGAAGCTTGACCTTATCGTATATACTTATGAAATAAGCATGAACTGGCCCGGATGCTTGGGATttgcttattttttttaggcCTCCCAAGACGAAATTTATTGGAATTTGTATCCTCATCACTGAACGCACCTATCCACGCAGCATCGAGTCACGATCTGCTCGTGATCCGTGTCGGGACTCGTAAGCAGCAAGTGCGCGACACGACACGATATCCATCATGATGGACATTACTAGGTCTTTGTTTATTGCAAAGGCCAACATGTTTGTTTATTCCTCACAAGCTGCAAGGTGCAGTGTTCATGTGGCCCAGTGAAACCTCGTTTCATCCCATATCTCGGCATAGTCATGAACACGGCTAGTCCAGCAGACGCGTCTACCCGCTTGAGGGATACCAAAGTGGTGAAAAGCGGCTCTGCAATAAAGACATCTGTCCACCCTCGGCAATGCAATGTTTGTTAGTTGGCATTCCCATACTGCCATTGCTCTTGAGACTTTGTTGAAGAATAGAGCGGACTTGAAGATCCATTCCTTTGCTTTGGGTCCGTGTGTTTTTTTAATCATTCGATCCTATCGTTTGCGTGTCAGCAATCCTTGAGCAGGAGTTGATACTTGACTACTCCTTCTtgtttcctctttttttttctggcaaACGTCATTCTCAAACATGAGGCTGGACTCGGTGATCTGCATCCTCTCAGccctggcggcggcagcggatGGCAGGTATCTATATCCTGGTCAGGACTCTACCAAAAAGGCCAGCGATCATATTACCGCTCCCGGGCCCGACCACATCCTCCACGAGGAGAGGAATCCCCTCACGGAGCGCACCTGGACGCGTTCCCGCCGGCTGTACAATGGGACGATCTTGCCCATGCGCAttggcctggtgcagcagaACCTGCACCGCGCCGAGGAGTTCATGAACCGCGTCTCGCATCCCTCCAGCCCAGACTACGGCAAGCACTGGACGGCCGACGAAGTCGTCGAAGCCTTTGCGCCGAAGCAGGAGTCTGTCGATGCCGTCATGGACTGGCTCGCCGCGGAGGGCATCGAGCGCCACCGGGTCAGCCTGAGCCTGGCGAGGACGTGGGTCACGTTCAACGCCACTGCGGCAGAGGCCGAGATGCTCCTCAAGACGCGCTATCACGTCTTTACGCACTCGATCCACGGGCATTCACACGTCGCGTGCGACGGCTACCACGTCCCGCGACACGTGATGCAGCACGTCGACCTGATCACGCCCACGGTGCATTTTGACAGCCGCGTGGGCCAAGGCCGCCGCAACATCCGGACGGAGCTGGATCAAGATAACGTGACGGA
Above is a genomic segment from Pyricularia oryzae 70-15 chromosome 7, whole genome shotgun sequence containing:
- a CDS encoding WD repeat-containing protein, translated to MLSEEFVSSLCGGPLSSNTSIAKDVGIYVHTLSPAYSVKSAFKKNSAAPNCVAVNGSHIFAAQHEKAALHVYSRIRGNQEAYVPFPERIRCVALAGDVLILGTAEGRIMLWEFCTGRLVSTPACHVQPVTCLAVTPHSVLSGSDDSNVHVWSLAQLLELDIVAEQAPERTLSNHRAAITALAASSGADGGSGATDSTLCVSASKDKTCVVWNYRTGLPLRTLLFPASPLCLSLDPCTRALTLAADDGSVYLVELFGEPALLGPHAAEAASTVVQVTSPFGMAPPEAGPASCLATSYDGTVLLSGHAKGKILQWSLADNSPPTELADLNAAVSNLVFVPPLPSSNFGQSTTKSPTIVKPAANADKTYAFTAHFNVDLGDSTEPSRFDKLMNTPGFSEDVLKQAILAFQQPSATATPAVAANGSSDDRNEVEELRRQNEELLQIVNEQKALYKQVLQRQAGAQS